A stretch of the Photobacterium toruni genome encodes the following:
- the zapA gene encoding cell division protein ZapA has protein sequence MSTQAVEIQVLGRKLKVNCPTGQEDALRAAAADFDQRLKDMSARSNVSVEQLLIFTGLNISNELHLERQEHNRNAELISNKISLLEENLDKVLQYQPKR, from the coding sequence ATGAGTACTCAGGCTGTAGAGATTCAAGTATTGGGCCGAAAATTAAAAGTTAATTGCCCAACAGGTCAAGAAGATGCATTACGTGCCGCGGCGGCAGATTTTGACCAACGCTTGAAAGATATGTCTGCGCGTAGTAATGTATCCGTAGAACAATTATTAATCTTTACTGGTCTTAACATCAGTAACGAGTTGCATTTAGAGCGACAAGAACATAATCGCAATGCTGAATTAATATCCAATAAAATCAGTTTACTAGAAGAAAATTTGGATAAAGTATTGCAATATCAGCCAAAGCGTTGA
- a CDS encoding YecA/YgfB family protein — MSEITLPTYQAVEAELKEQGLAAMPAELHGLLSGMICGGLAVDDESWAGPVCDYANEGEPMTDGAKMMVRTLFTTTADELIGGGFEFSLLMPDDDEPLAYRAEALTEWVSSFISGLGLMDLQKNQLSEEITEVLADLQEISQLGIDEEDDLEDQAALFEQVLEHVRMCVLSCHSELGQRLVNDDADEKPTVH, encoded by the coding sequence ATGAGTGAAATAACCCTGCCAACATACCAAGCTGTTGAAGCTGAATTAAAAGAACAAGGCTTAGCTGCTATGCCTGCTGAATTACATGGTTTACTCAGTGGAATGATCTGTGGTGGTTTAGCTGTTGATGATGAAAGCTGGGCTGGCCCTGTTTGTGATTACGCCAATGAAGGCGAACCGATGACAGATGGCGCTAAAATGATGGTTCGTACCTTATTTACAACCACTGCTGATGAGTTAATTGGTGGTGGGTTTGAGTTTTCATTATTGATGCCTGATGATGACGAACCGTTAGCTTATCGCGCTGAAGCATTAACGGAGTGGGTAAGCAGTTTTATTTCAGGTTTAGGACTAATGGATTTACAAAAAAATCAATTGTCTGAAGAAATAACAGAAGTATTAGCTGATTTACAAGAGATCTCGCAACTGGGTATTGATGAAGAAGACGATCTTGAAGACCAAGCAGCGTTATTTGAACAAGTGCTTGAACATGTACGTATGTGTGTATTGAGTTGCCATTCTGAACTTGGTCAACGTCTTGTTAATGATGATGCTGACGAGAAGCCAACCGTTCACTAA
- the ubiH gene encoding 2-octaprenyl-6-methoxyphenyl hydroxylase, with product MKQYDVVIVGGAMVGACLAIALDELTQHQLHIAVVEAVAADQNGHPGYDARSIAVSHGSSRLLDSIQLWPALATVATAIKRIHVSDRGHAGMVELSAQQLAVDALGYVVELAEAGKVFHHQLATRPHIDLFCPAKVEHIERTQSEVLIRLNTGKRLRTKLVVAADGAISHCCDLLHIGRSEHDFEQVAIIANVTTAEPHQGQAFERFTQHGPVALLPMSQGRSSLVWCVEPQQQARIMALTDQQFLAELQAVFGWRLGALTVVGERHCYPLILRQAQRLVSHRTAVIGNAAQTLHPIAGQGFNLGLRDVMTLAEEIAAGCQRGDDIGLPAVLGRYRERRLPDRQATVAMTAGLVSLFANDNPALIAGRNLGLMTMSLSNTLQAPLLRRAMGQVKR from the coding sequence GTGAAGCAATATGATGTGGTTATTGTTGGTGGTGCGATGGTGGGGGCATGTTTAGCGATCGCGCTTGATGAGTTAACCCAGCATCAATTACATATCGCGGTAGTTGAAGCGGTGGCCGCTGATCAAAATGGACATCCTGGCTATGATGCTCGCAGTATCGCTGTATCTCATGGGTCGAGTCGTTTATTAGATTCAATTCAGCTGTGGCCTGCATTAGCAACGGTTGCAACTGCGATTAAACGTATTCATGTTTCTGATCGTGGTCATGCAGGTATGGTTGAGTTATCAGCTCAACAATTGGCGGTTGATGCGTTAGGTTATGTGGTTGAATTAGCTGAAGCGGGTAAGGTTTTCCATCATCAATTAGCGACTCGTCCACATATTGATCTATTTTGTCCCGCGAAAGTTGAACATATTGAGCGTACTCAATCAGAAGTATTGATTCGCTTAAATACCGGTAAACGGTTACGGACTAAATTAGTCGTTGCCGCTGATGGTGCAATATCTCATTGCTGTGATTTATTACATATAGGTCGCAGTGAACATGATTTTGAGCAAGTTGCAATTATTGCCAATGTCACGACTGCCGAGCCACATCAAGGTCAAGCATTTGAGCGTTTTACTCAACACGGCCCAGTGGCATTGTTACCTATGTCTCAAGGACGAAGTTCATTAGTTTGGTGTGTTGAACCTCAACAGCAAGCGCGCATAATGGCATTAACTGATCAGCAGTTTTTGGCTGAATTACAAGCGGTATTTGGGTGGCGGCTAGGTGCATTAACGGTCGTCGGTGAACGGCATTGTTATCCGTTAATATTACGCCAAGCACAACGGTTAGTGTCACACCGTACCGCGGTGATTGGGAATGCGGCGCAAACGCTCCACCCGATTGCAGGGCAAGGATTTAACCTTGGGCTACGGGATGTAATGACGTTGGCAGAAGAGATTGCTGCTGGATGTCAGCGTGGGGATGATATCGGATTACCTGCCGTATTAGGCCGTTATCGTGAACGACGTTTACCCGATCGCCAAGCCACAGTAGCAATGACGGCAGGTTTAGTGAGTTTATTTGCTAATGATAATCCAGCGCTTATTGCTGGGCGTAATCTGGGCTTGATGACTATGAGCCTTTCTAACACACTTCAAGCACCGCTATTGCGCCGTGCGATGGGACAGGTAAAACGATAG
- a CDS encoding FAD-dependent 2-octaprenylphenol hydroxylase produces MMQNVDVAIIGGGMVGLTLAAALADTELRVAVIEGQLPDPELAALPDVRVSALSRASERILRNVGAWKGICDRRMSPYSKMEVWEQDSFAHIDFDAERLAQPNLGHIVENRVIQLALLDQVNQQSNVILMAPDRCQNIAFGETEAWITLASGKNLTAKLVVGADGANSWLRQHVDIPLTHWDYGHSALVANIRCDEPHLQTARQIFRPDGPLAFLPLAEKDLCSIVWSLPPDQALQLCDVSDEVFNQHLTTAFDLRLGLCHVEGARQAFPLKMRYAQDFVRERVALVGDAAHTIHPLAGQGVNLGLLDAAALAQEIIGLWQVEKDIGKQVNLRHYERWRKTEAAKMITAMQGFKSLFDGAHPAKKLVRDLGMLFANTAPGVKDEFMRRALGLSGELPELARHK; encoded by the coding sequence ATGATGCAAAATGTTGATGTCGCCATTATTGGTGGTGGAATGGTGGGCTTAACGCTGGCTGCAGCGTTGGCTGATACTGAATTACGCGTCGCTGTTATTGAAGGTCAGTTACCTGATCCTGAGTTAGCGGCATTACCTGATGTTCGAGTATCGGCATTAAGTCGTGCCAGTGAACGTATTTTACGTAATGTCGGTGCTTGGAAAGGGATTTGCGATCGTCGTATGAGCCCTTACAGCAAAATGGAAGTATGGGAACAAGACAGTTTTGCGCATATTGACTTTGATGCCGAGCGGTTAGCGCAACCTAATTTGGGACATATTGTTGAAAACCGAGTGATTCAATTAGCATTACTTGATCAAGTTAATCAGCAATCAAATGTAATTTTAATGGCACCAGATAGGTGTCAAAATATTGCCTTTGGTGAAACTGAAGCTTGGATCACATTAGCGTCTGGAAAAAACTTAACCGCTAAATTAGTGGTGGGGGCAGATGGGGCTAATTCATGGTTGCGTCAGCATGTTGATATTCCACTGACGCATTGGGATTATGGACATAGTGCGCTGGTGGCGAATATCCGTTGTGATGAGCCACATTTACAAACGGCACGTCAAATTTTCCGCCCTGATGGTCCATTGGCTTTTCTGCCATTAGCTGAAAAAGATTTATGTTCAATTGTATGGTCATTACCTCCAGATCAAGCACTGCAACTGTGTGATGTTAGTGATGAGGTGTTTAATCAACATCTAACTACCGCTTTTGATCTCCGTTTAGGTTTGTGTCATGTTGAAGGTGCTCGCCAAGCATTCCCGCTAAAAATGCGTTACGCCCAAGATTTTGTACGCGAACGGGTCGCTTTGGTTGGTGATGCTGCGCACACTATTCATCCTTTAGCTGGCCAAGGTGTTAACCTCGGTTTATTAGATGCTGCGGCATTAGCGCAAGAGATTATTGGCTTGTGGCAAGTAGAAAAAGACATTGGTAAGCAAGTTAACTTACGGCACTATGAACGCTGGCGTAAAACAGAAGCGGCTAAAATGATCACGGCAATGCAGGGCTTTAAATCACTATTTGATGGCGCACATCCCGCTAAAAAATTAGTTCGTGATTTGGGAATGTTATTTGCAAATACGGCTCCCGGTGTTAAAGATGAATTCATGCGACGAGCATTAGGATTAAGCGGCGAATTACCTGAATTAGCCCGCCATAAGTAG
- the gcvH gene encoding glycine cleavage system protein GcvH gives MSDVPSELKYTHTHEWLRDEGDGIYTVGISDHAQALLGDMVFIDLPDSGDAVDGGEECAIIESVKSASDIYAPCTGTIITINDDLDTTPELVNNDPYGDGWLFQIRIDVEADIDELLDAEDYLAIIADDE, from the coding sequence ATGAGCGATGTGCCCTCAGAATTAAAATATACCCATACTCATGAATGGTTGCGCGATGAAGGTGATGGAATTTATACCGTTGGTATTAGTGATCATGCTCAAGCGTTGTTAGGCGATATGGTTTTTATTGATCTTCCAGATAGCGGAGATGCCGTTGATGGCGGTGAGGAGTGTGCAATTATTGAGTCTGTAAAATCGGCATCTGATATTTATGCGCCCTGTACTGGAACAATAATAACAATTAATGATGATCTTGATACTACGCCTGAGTTAGTCAATAACGATCCTTATGGGGATGGATGGTTATTTCAAATTCGTATTGATGTTGAAGCTGATATTGATGAACTGCTTGATGCTGAAGATTATTTAGCGATTATTGCTGATGATGAATAG
- a CDS encoding DUF1107 domain-containing protein: MRMFKRYLPKLIAKHVSRIFKGRIYIDGRGGYHFEKGILLVPLKAQQHHYDTVNEVNLEIKRLREIY; this comes from the coding sequence ATGCGGATGTTCAAACGCTACTTGCCTAAACTAATCGCCAAGCATGTTAGTCGTATATTTAAAGGAAGAATTTATATTGATGGTCGTGGTGGCTATCATTTTGAGAAAGGAATCTTGTTAGTGCCGTTAAAAGCCCAACAACATCATTATGATACAGTTAACGAGGTTAACTTAGAAATTAAACGTCTACGTGAGATTTATTAA
- a CDS encoding DUF134 domain-containing protein: MARPKIVRKISCRPAYSCFKPNGVPMKQLPRLVLASDELEALRLVDMLGLQQLEAAQQLGVSRQTLGNIVARGRHKVAQALVMGMALELATDHTQNTED; this comes from the coding sequence ATGGCAAGACCTAAAATTGTAAGAAAGATCAGTTGTCGCCCCGCTTATAGTTGCTTTAAACCTAATGGTGTACCGATGAAGCAATTACCTCGACTTGTGTTAGCTAGTGACGAGTTAGAGGCATTAAGATTGGTCGATATGTTAGGTTTGCAACAGCTTGAAGCCGCACAACAATTAGGTGTTTCTCGGCAAACCTTGGGCAATATTGTTGCACGAGGGCGGCACAAGGTGGCGCAGGCGTTAGTGATGGGAATGGCATTAGAATTAGCAACAGATCATACTCAAAATACAGAGGATTAA
- a CDS encoding NifB/NifX family molybdenum-iron cluster-binding protein has translation MLTAIALTPRDQIAGHFGKAAMFAIYDQQGQLIDRIQNSGSRELGCKHKKILQRQLAAMNVTEIVLGNIGTRSLARLLQAGFNVSRVAPRTSVADFLAGNVNKEALLTAEQGRACKREKGACGCGCGTKKSAPAVAKVGMLSSSFSQLGKIGGLKL, from the coding sequence ATGTTAACTGCGATTGCGTTAACGCCAAGAGATCAAATTGCAGGGCATTTTGGTAAAGCGGCTATGTTTGCAATATATGATCAACAAGGTCAATTGATCGATCGGATTCAAAACAGTGGTAGTCGAGAGTTAGGCTGTAAACATAAAAAGATATTGCAACGACAACTGGCCGCAATGAATGTAACTGAAATTGTATTAGGTAATATTGGTACTCGATCTTTAGCGCGTTTATTACAAGCTGGATTTAATGTTAGTCGAGTTGCCCCAAGAACATCAGTTGCTGATTTTTTGGCGGGTAATGTAAACAAAGAAGCATTATTAACGGCAGAACAAGGTCGTGCTTGTAAGCGTGAAAAAGGCGCATGTGGTTGTGGCTGCGGTACAAAAAAATCTGCACCTGCTGTAGCAAAAGTTGGAATGCTTAGTTCGTCATTTAGTCAGCTAGGTAAAATTGGAGGTTTAAAACTATGA
- the nqrM gene encoding (Na+)-NQR maturation NqrM, whose protein sequence is MTTFLLTLGVFFIVILAMAIGWFVKRQTISGSCGGLANVGVDKECNCDEPCDEHKLYQIQEPNSRSH, encoded by the coding sequence ATGACCACATTTTTACTGACATTAGGTGTCTTTTTTATCGTGATTTTAGCCATGGCGATTGGGTGGTTTGTTAAACGTCAAACAATCAGCGGTAGCTGTGGCGGGTTAGCAAATGTGGGTGTGGATAAAGAGTGTAATTGTGATGAACCTTGCGATGAACATAAACTTTATCAAATTCAAGAGCCAAATAGCCGCTCGCATTAA
- a CDS encoding LysR family transcriptional regulator — translation MANHHDHNINWRGVDLNLLIAFAALMDTRSVTKAANKLAIGQSAMSHNLSRLRRLLNDPLFERHGHQMLPTQTALEHATTVDTILSLVTNELLRPSTFIPADFCGTLKIGLTDYAELLFAPTLYDAIHHQAPQCQLSFVNVDRHSYHTDFNQHRIDVVIGSMTDMGKDIEHQYLYTEDHVCLYDQRATGLSDNVSLKQYSHHPHALVSPDGKLTTQVDVQLNRQGFQRQVAVGSHNFLTIRHLLSGRDLICVVSRLMAQLDIFNDQLTQCPPPVAIADFDIRLLWLHRNSNHPRNQWLRQIVANAVITQVEQLRAGQ, via the coding sequence ATGGCTAACCATCATGACCACAATATCAATTGGCGTGGTGTCGATCTTAATTTGTTGATTGCCTTTGCAGCACTAATGGACACCCGTAGTGTAACTAAAGCTGCCAATAAATTAGCCATTGGGCAGTCAGCAATGAGCCATAATTTATCGCGTTTACGCCGTTTATTAAATGACCCGTTGTTTGAGCGTCATGGCCATCAAATGTTACCCACTCAAACCGCATTAGAACATGCCACTACCGTCGATACGATTTTGTCATTAGTGACCAATGAACTACTGCGACCAAGTACATTTATACCTGCTGATTTTTGTGGCACCCTTAAAATAGGCCTAACCGATTATGCTGAATTATTATTTGCCCCCACGCTGTATGATGCAATTCACCATCAAGCACCACAATGCCAACTGAGCTTTGTTAATGTTGATCGTCATAGCTATCACACTGATTTTAATCAACATCGAATAGATGTAGTCATTGGCTCCATGACCGATATGGGAAAAGATATTGAACATCAGTATCTCTATACCGAAGATCATGTATGTCTTTATGATCAACGAGCAACAGGATTAAGTGATAATGTCAGCCTCAAGCAATACAGTCATCATCCTCATGCACTTGTCAGCCCAGATGGTAAATTAACAACGCAGGTTGATGTCCAATTAAACCGACAAGGCTTTCAACGTCAAGTCGCTGTTGGTTCGCATAACTTTCTGACTATTCGTCACCTATTAAGTGGTCGAGATTTAATTTGTGTCGTATCACGCTTGATGGCACAGCTGGATATTTTCAACGACCAATTAACCCAATGTCCTCCCCCTGTCGCGATTGCGGATTTTGATATTCGATTATTATGGCTCCATCGAAACAGTAATCACCCTCGCAATCAATGGCTACGCCAAATCGTTGCTAACGCAGTAATAACCCAAGTGGAACAACTTCGTGCAGGGCAATAA
- a CDS encoding aminoacyl-tRNA deacylase, whose protein sequence is MLNSSIDTTVTRLLIDEGVDYRILPHTKPAKTIAEAAAERGVDPQHMVKSILLKDMSGFHVLACVPGPQAVDPKKVRALLDCQRMTCADAAEVEKVTGLVIGTVAPLGLKRPLVIVFDHTLTAIEKVNISSGDRMAGIEIATDDLLILCDPMIADICRVQA, encoded by the coding sequence ATGCTGAATAGTTCTATAGATACCACCGTAACACGGTTATTGATTGATGAAGGGGTAGATTACCGTATCTTGCCTCATACTAAACCCGCGAAAACCATCGCTGAAGCAGCGGCTGAACGTGGGGTCGATCCTCAGCATATGGTGAAATCAATATTGCTCAAAGATATGTCTGGATTTCATGTACTGGCATGTGTTCCAGGACCACAGGCTGTGGATCCCAAAAAAGTACGGGCATTATTAGATTGTCAGCGCATGACTTGTGCTGATGCGGCTGAAGTTGAAAAAGTCACCGGTTTAGTCATAGGAACGGTGGCACCGCTAGGGTTAAAACGCCCACTGGTCATTGTGTTTGATCATACACTTACAGCCATTGAAAAAGTCAATATCAGTAGCGGCGATCGCATGGCTGGCATTGAGATTGCTACTGATGATTTATTAATATTATGCGATCCAATGATCGCTGATATTTGTCGAGTTCAAGCTTAA
- the ygfZ gene encoding tRNA-modifying protein YgfZ, whose product MMSTWSTQYTFTPFALSTTDSLPDLAIINLSEWGMVTLVGPDSKSYLQGQLTCDVVSLTADKSTFAGHCDAKGKLRSIMRIFHYQNGYGFVQRQSVMATQLPELKKYAVFSKTEITQTTAVILGLTGTQAQTMIDRHFSGDADVRHNDNTTVVKVDNERWLIITTEEQADAVITTLAPDAIYTTDALWNLYDIKAALPRIDNTTELEFIPQAVNLQAVGGISFKKGCYTGQETVARAKYRGINKRAMYILMGAATQCPQAGNALERSVGENWRNGGTVICGYHYADDQAIALVVLPNDLDDDSQFRFATHPDALWHKLDLPYDLNAE is encoded by the coding sequence ATTATGAGCACTTGGTCAACTCAATACACTTTTACCCCGTTCGCATTAAGCACAACGGATTCACTACCTGATTTAGCAATAATCAACCTCAGTGAGTGGGGAATGGTGACACTCGTTGGCCCTGACAGTAAGTCTTACTTACAAGGTCAGTTAACTTGTGATGTGGTGTCATTAACAGCAGATAAATCAACCTTTGCTGGGCATTGTGACGCTAAAGGAAAATTACGTTCAATTATGCGTATTTTTCATTATCAGAATGGTTATGGTTTCGTTCAACGCCAAAGTGTCATGGCAACCCAATTACCTGAGTTAAAAAAATATGCGGTATTTTCTAAAACAGAAATAACTCAAACGACTGCCGTTATTTTAGGACTTACAGGTACACAAGCTCAAACAATGATCGATCGTCATTTCAGTGGTGATGCTGATGTGCGTCATAACGATAATACTACCGTTGTAAAAGTAGATAACGAGCGTTGGTTGATCATTACCACCGAAGAACAAGCAGATGCCGTTATTACGACACTAGCACCTGACGCCATATATACCACTGATGCGTTATGGAATTTATACGATATTAAAGCAGCACTGCCTCGCATTGATAACACCACTGAACTTGAATTCATTCCTCAAGCAGTAAACTTACAAGCCGTGGGTGGGATTAGTTTTAAAAAAGGTTGCTATACCGGCCAAGAAACCGTCGCGCGTGCTAAGTACCGTGGCATCAATAAGCGCGCCATGTATATTTTAATGGGGGCTGCGACTCAATGCCCACAAGCTGGTAATGCATTAGAACGCAGTGTTGGTGAAAATTGGCGTAACGGTGGCACTGTTATTTGTGGCTATCACTATGCTGATGACCAAGCTATTGCACTGGTCGTATTACCAAACGATCTCGATGACGATAGCCAGTTCCGTTTTGCCACCCACCCAGATGCTCTTTGGCATAAACTTGATTTACCGTATGATCTTAATGCTGAATAG
- a CDS encoding FAD assembly factor SdhE, translated as MLGAEEKARVKWACRRGMLELDVLVMPFFEECFEDLSEQQQRDFISLLTCDDPDLFKWMMQHGRSDNAAHAMMVDKIVAHNNSKLR; from the coding sequence ATGTTAGGTGCAGAAGAAAAGGCCCGCGTAAAATGGGCATGTCGTCGTGGCATGCTAGAACTTGACGTGTTGGTGATGCCATTTTTTGAAGAGTGTTTTGAGGATTTATCAGAGCAGCAGCAACGTGATTTTATTTCTCTACTAACGTGTGATGATCCTGATTTATTTAAATGGATGATGCAGCATGGCCGCAGTGATAACGCTGCTCATGCGATGATGGTTGATAAAATCGTTGCCCATAACAACAGCAAGCTACGTTGA
- a CDS encoding protein YgfX: MPITTASYVDLKLNLSPRLNTALSLFYLGAVLLLLFVPPVFLPLSYFFAEALFFEWQRMYHYYLHQQGPLRLYSDGSLCWHDHGGDLIAIKLVTRWLVVLSVTHNRNQWLIICYDGCDVTQYRQLKMFIHLGLLK; encoded by the coding sequence TTGCCCATAACAACAGCAAGCTACGTTGATTTAAAGCTTAACTTATCCCCGCGACTGAACACTGCACTGAGTCTATTTTATCTCGGTGCAGTGCTATTATTATTGTTTGTCCCGCCTGTTTTTTTGCCATTGAGTTATTTTTTTGCGGAAGCATTATTTTTTGAATGGCAACGAATGTATCACTATTATTTGCATCAACAAGGACCACTACGACTTTATAGTGATGGTAGCCTTTGTTGGCATGATCACGGTGGCGATTTAATCGCTATAAAATTAGTGACTCGGTGGCTGGTGGTATTGTCAGTTACACATAACAGAAATCAGTGGCTAATCATTTGTTATGACGGTTGTGATGTGACTCAGTATCGCCAATTAAAAATGTTTATTCATTTAGGACTATTAAAATGA
- the nadB gene encoding L-aspartate oxidase, whose protein sequence is MNPSHQYDSDILVIGSGAAGLSLALHLAHLGKVTILCKGPLSEGATYYAQGGIAAVFDESDSVASHVEDTLIAGGHLCDQDVVQFIAENAKQCVQWLIDGGVPFDREVSDSDDSPRYHLTLEGGHSHRRILHAADATGMAMQTSLQEQARNHPNITILERHNALDLITEKKINPQSATNRALGAYVWNRDKECVETLAAKFVVLATGGASKVYQYTSNPDVSSGDGIAMAWRAGCRVANLEFNQFHPTCLFHPKAQTFLLSEALRGEGAYLRRPDGSRFMPDFDERAELAPRDVVARAIDYEMKRLGADCMYLDISHKPAEFVRNHFPTIAEKLQGYGIDITTDMIPIVPAAHYTCGGVMVNKSGKTDIDGLYAIGEVSYTGLHGANRMASNSLLECVVYAWSASKDIEHQFSDIAQPQQLPFWDDSKVTNSDEEVVIQHNWHELRLFMWDYVGIVRSTKRLARAMNRIELLKNEIDEYYSHFRVSNNLLELRNLLQVAELIVHCAMARKESRGLHYTLDYPDLNQPATPTILVPDNY, encoded by the coding sequence ATGAACCCATCACATCAATACGATAGCGATATTTTAGTCATTGGTAGTGGCGCAGCAGGATTGTCACTTGCGCTTCATTTAGCCCACCTTGGTAAAGTGACTATTTTATGTAAAGGCCCGCTCAGTGAAGGAGCAACCTATTATGCTCAGGGAGGTATTGCTGCCGTTTTTGATGAGTCAGACAGTGTTGCTTCACATGTTGAAGATACTTTAATTGCCGGTGGCCATCTTTGTGACCAAGATGTAGTGCAGTTTATCGCTGAAAACGCAAAGCAATGCGTGCAATGGCTCATTGATGGTGGCGTTCCTTTTGATCGTGAAGTATCAGATTCAGATGATAGCCCTCGCTATCACCTCACTTTAGAAGGTGGTCATAGTCATCGGCGTATCCTTCATGCTGCCGATGCCACTGGAATGGCAATGCAAACATCACTTCAAGAACAAGCTCGCAACCACCCTAATATCACCATTCTTGAACGTCATAATGCGCTCGATTTAATTACTGAGAAAAAAATCAATCCACAATCTGCGACTAATCGCGCGCTTGGAGCTTATGTTTGGAATCGTGATAAAGAATGTGTTGAAACTCTGGCCGCTAAGTTTGTTGTTTTAGCTACCGGTGGTGCATCAAAAGTCTATCAATACACTTCTAACCCTGACGTATCATCAGGTGATGGTATTGCGATGGCATGGCGGGCAGGTTGTCGTGTTGCTAATCTCGAGTTTAATCAATTCCATCCCACTTGTTTATTTCATCCTAAAGCACAAACGTTCTTATTAAGCGAAGCCCTACGCGGTGAAGGTGCCTATTTACGCCGTCCTGATGGCAGTCGTTTTATGCCTGATTTTGATGAACGTGCCGAACTGGCACCACGAGATGTCGTTGCCCGTGCTATCGACTATGAAATGAAACGGTTAGGTGCCGACTGTATGTACCTTGATATTAGCCATAAGCCGGCCGAGTTTGTAAGAAATCACTTTCCAACCATTGCTGAAAAACTCCAAGGCTATGGAATTGATATTACCACCGATATGATTCCAATTGTTCCTGCCGCACACTATACCTGTGGTGGAGTGATGGTTAATAAATCAGGTAAAACAGATATCGATGGTTTATATGCTATTGGTGAAGTGAGCTATACCGGCTTACATGGCGCTAATCGTATGGCATCAAATTCACTGCTTGAATGTGTGGTTTACGCATGGTCAGCATCGAAAGATATTGAGCATCAATTTAGTGATATAGCACAACCACAACAATTACCATTTTGGGATGACAGCAAAGTGACTAACTCTGATGAAGAAGTGGTGATTCAACATAATTGGCATGAATTACGGCTATTTATGTGGGATTACGTGGGTATTGTGCGTTCCACCAAACGGTTAGCGCGAGCCATGAACCGAATTGAATTACTTAAAAATGAAATCGATGAGTATTACAGCCATTTCCGTGTTTCAAATAACTTATTAGAATTACGTAACTTATTACAAGTTGCTGAGTTAATTGTTCATTGTGCAATGGCGCGTAAAGAGAGTCGGGGTTTACATTACACGCTTGATTATCCAGATCTAAATCAACCAGCAACACCAACAATTTTAGTACCCGATAATTATTAA
- the rpoE gene encoding RNA polymerase sigma factor RpoE: MSEQQTDQVLIERVQRGDKQAFNLLVIKYQNKVCNLVSRYVSNSGDVPDVAQEAFIKAYRALPTFRGESAFYTWLYRIAVNTAKNYLVAQGRRPPAFDVDAEDAEYYESGNALKEISNPENQMLSEELKRVVFSTIESLPDDLKTAISLRELDGLSYEEIAEVMGCPVGTVRSRIFRAREIVEKRIRPLMQQ; encoded by the coding sequence ATGAGCGAGCAGCAAACTGATCAGGTATTAATTGAGCGAGTACAGCGGGGAGATAAACAAGCATTCAACCTTCTGGTTATTAAATACCAGAATAAAGTTTGTAATCTTGTTTCTCGTTACGTTAGTAATTCTGGTGATGTACCAGATGTTGCCCAAGAAGCGTTTATTAAAGCGTATCGAGCCTTACCTACATTTCGTGGTGAAAGTGCATTCTATACATGGCTTTACCGTATTGCTGTTAATACCGCAAAAAATTATTTAGTTGCTCAGGGACGTCGTCCGCCAGCATTTGATGTTGATGCTGAAGATGCCGAATATTATGAAAGTGGAAATGCGCTTAAAGAAATTTCGAACCCTGAGAACCAAATGTTGTCTGAAGAACTGAAGCGGGTTGTTTTTAGTACGATTGAATCGTTACCTGACGATCTTAAAACAGCAATTTCATTGCGAGAACTGGATGGTCTAAGCTATGAAGAAATTGCTGAAGTAATGGGATGTCCTGTCGGTACAGTTCGCTCACGTATATTCCGTGCACGAGAGATTGTCGAAAAACGCATTCGACCTCTTATGCAGCAATAA